The nucleotide sequence CGAGTTAGCGCCGCACGTTATCGACGACGCGTGAACGTGAGTCCTTCCCCCGAGTCGCCTAGCCGTGGCTGTGCTACTGCCCGTGGTGAGTTGAGGGGAATTCGAAACAGCACGACCCCGTAGCTGGCATGGTCACCCCGTTGAAAGACGAGCTCGCCGAAATCCTTGTCGAAAGTAAGCAGGACCCGGCGCTCCTTCCGTGCCCTAGACAGTAC is from Bacillota bacterium and encodes:
- a CDS encoding DUF5615 family PIN-like protein; this translates as MPVSQCASGDSLSQPYRYRAKLIVDPEVLEGKPVVKGTRLFQNMGSDVAWVRLEAPGSSDDEVLSRARKERRVLLTFDKDFGELVFQRGDHASYGVVLFRIPLNSPRAVAQPRLGDSGEGLTFTRRR